GTTTCGGTGAGCGACGGAGACGCGTACAATGTGCTTCATGCCAGCGATCTCGCCTGGACCGCATCCGGGACGGCGACGCTCGAAACGGCGCTGATGCTCTGCCCTATGATTATCGTCTACCGGGTGACGCGGCTGACCTACGCGCTGGCACGCCGGCTGGTGCGGGTGGACTTTATCGGCATGGCCAATATCATCGCCGGGAAGAAAGTAGTTCCGGAATTGATTCAGGGCGACCTGACGGCCGAACGGATGGTTATGGAGAGCCAAGCGATTCTCAGGAACCGGGAGCTGCGCGAGCGGATGATCGCGCAACTCGCCGAGGTCCGGGGGCGGCTCGGGGTTCCGGGCGCGGCAGCGCGAACGGCGGACATCGCGCTGGAGATGATGAGCTGATAATCGAAGAGCAGTCCGACGGAGGCGACACTGTGGAAATATATCGGCGCTTACTCAAGTACCTCAGGCCTTATATTTGGCCCTATTTCATCGTTGCCATCATTTGCATGGCGTCCTACAGCGCGACGACCGGATCGGCCCCGCTTCTCCTCCGCCACGTCGTCGACGATATCTTCACGCGCAAGGACCAGACGGCCCTGGCTTATATGCCGTGGATCATCGTCGCCGTCTTTACCGTTCGCTGCCTCGTCCACTTCGCCCACAGCTACCTCATGGATTTTATCGGTCTGCGTATTCTCAATGACGTTCGCGGCGCTTTGAACAGCCATATGCAGTATCTCTCCCTGTCCTATTTTCAGCGCCATCCGACGGGCACCCTCATTTCCCGCATCACCAACGACGTGGGACTCGTGCGCTCCGCGCTGACGGATTCCGTGGCCTCCGTGATGCGCGACTCCATGTCTCTGATCGGTCTGGTGGCGGTTGCGTTCTACATGGATTGGGTCCTGGCGAGCATAGCGTTCGTGGTCTTTCCCGCCTCGGTGTTGCCGATCACCCGCATGAGCAAAAGGATCAAGCGCATCACCAAGCGCAACCAGGTGTCCCGGGGGCGTTTAGTCAATCTGTTGCAGGAAAGCATCCAGGGAAACCGCATCGTCAAGGCCTTCGGCATGGAGCAATACGAGATCGACCGCTTCAACGCCGAAAATAATACGATTTTGAAACAGGCGCTCAAGGCGGTGCGCACGTCGGGATTTGTCAGCCCGGTCATGGAGATGTTGGCCGCCCTGGCGATCGCCGCCGTGCTTTGGTACGGCGGCTATAGCGTCACTTCAGGCGGCCGCACCCAGGGCGAATTCATGGCCTTTTTGATGGCGATGTTTCTCTTGTACCAGCCCTTCAAGGCGCTGGCCAAGACCTATGCGGTCATTCAACAGGGTCTCGCGGGGGCCGAGCGGATCTTCGAAGTCTTGGATAGCGTGCCGGAAATCAGGAACCGTCCCAACGCCCGGCCAGCGCCCGCCTTCTCGGAGGCGGTCGAATTTCGCAACGTCAGCTTCGGGTACGGGCGCAAGCTGGTCCTGAAGGATATCAATCTAAAAATCCGCCGCGGCGAAATGGTCGCGCTGGTCGGAGTGAGCGGCGTCGGCAAGAGCACGCTGGCGGACCTGGTGCCGCGGTTTTACGATGTAGCGTCCGGCAAGATCACGATCGACGGCATGGATATTCGAGATGTCACGCTCGAATCGCTCCGCTCCCAGATCGGCATCGTTACGCAGCATACGTTTCTCTTCAACGATTCGATTAAAAACAACATCGCCTACGGCGATCCCGCGCAGGACTTGGACCATATCGTCGCCGCCGCCCGGGCCGCAAACGCCGAGGAATTCATCCTCGGGACGGCGCAGAATTACAATACGGTGATCGGAGAGCTCGGCATGAAGCTTTCGGGCGGGCAGCGCCAGAGGTTGGCGATCGCCCGCGCGCTGCTGAAGGACGCGCCGATTCTGATCCTGGACGAGGCGACCTCGTCTCTGGACAGCGATTCGGAAAGGCTGGTTCAGGAGGCGTTGGAAAACCTGATGGTCCAGCGGACCACGCTCGTCATCGCGCACCGGCTCTCGACCATTCGCCGAGCGACGCGCATCGTCGTCCTGGTCGACGGCATGATCGCCGAGGAGGGAACCCACGACGAGCTGCTGGCGCGGAAGTCCGAGTACAGCCGGCTCTACACTTTGCAACTCCTGGAAGAGGAGAAAACGCCGGGAGACAAAGTCCTGCACTGACGCTCCATGCAATACTTCTTCTACAATATCGAGTGGACGGTCGGTCTCATTCTCGGCTTGCCGCTGACGCCGCTGTTCCTGGTGCTGGGCGAGAGATACCGGCGGGGATTGCTCCAGCGGTTCGGCTTCTATCCGCTGAAGCTGCGCGAGTCGATGCGGGGCGCTCGGCCGATCTGGATTCATGCCGCTTCGGTGGGCGAGGTTCTCGCGGCGAGGCGTCTCGCGGACGCGTTGAAGGCGAAATTTCCCGAACGGAAGATCGTGCTCTCGACGTTTACGTTCGCGGGACAAGAGGTGGCGCGAAAGAGCGTCGCCGCCGCGGACGCCTGCATCTATTTGCCGCTGGATCATCTCTGGATCGTCGGGCGCGCGCTCTCGGTTTTCGATCCCCGCATGTTGATCGTTTTGGAAACCGAAATCTGGCCCAATCTCCTGCGCCTGTCTTACCGCAAGGGAATTCCCACTCTCCTCTTGAGCGGGCGCCTCTCGCGCGGCTCGTTCCGCACTTATTTCTTTTTCCGCCGTTTTTTCTCGCAGGCGGTCGGACATCTCACCGGGCTGGGCATGCAGAGCGCGGAAGACGCCGAGCGCATGATCCGTCTCGGAGCGGACGCAGAGCGGGTTGTGATCACGGGGAATCTGAAGGATGCTGCGTCGGAAAATAGAAAGAACGCGCCGGGCGCCCTGCTGCCGGATCTGTTGCGAACCGGCGGCAACGACCGCCGCGTTTTTGTCGCCGGCAGCACGCATCGGGGCGAGGAGGAAATTCTTCTGGCGGCTTACCGGGGACTCAAGCCGGTTTTTCCGGATCTCGTCATGGTCTTGGCGCCGCGCCATCCGCAGCGGTTTCCGGAAGTGGAAAAGCTTCTCGTAGGAGCCGGACTCTCCTACATCAAGAGAAGCGAGATGAACGGCCGGACCGATCAGCCCCCCGATGTCATCTTTCTCGATACGCTGGGCGAGCTCGAGACTTTTTATTCCGCCGCCGACATCGCTTTCGTGGGCGGCAGTCTGGTTGAAGCCGGCGGGCACAACGTGATGGAGCCCGCCCGTTTCGGCAAGCCGGTTCTTTTCGGGCCGCACATGGCCAATTTCAGCCGAATCGCGGAGGATCTAAAGCTCGCCGGAGGCGGCATCGAGATTTGTGGGAAGGACGACCTTGCCCGCGAGCTCTCGCGGTTGCTGAGCGACCGGGCGAGCGCGAAAAGGGCCGGAGAGCGCGCCTACGACGTGGTCAAGAAGGACCGGCGGGTCGTGGAAAGGAGCATGGAACTGATCGGCCGCTACTTGTGAGCCGGGATGAACGACGTGGACCCATGGACGCCGCTTGGGATCGAAGAGTTTGGGAGAGAAAAGGGTTATCTTATCGCGCCGTGTGGCTGTCGCTCGCGCCGCTGTCTTTTTTCTACGGTCTCGGGATCCGCATTCGTAATCTGTTTTACTTCCTCGGTTGGCGCGGCGTCCGCAGCCTTCCTCGGACCGTCGTCAGCGTGGGAAACCTGACCGTCGGCGGCACCGGCAAAACGCCGACGACGATCTGGCTCGCTGGCGAGCTCAAAAAGCTCGGCTACCGCGTGGCGATACTCAGCCGGGGCTATAAGAGAACCGGAAAAGAATCGCTCGTGTTGCAGCCCGCTGCCGATTCTTCTCTCGCCGCCGATGACGCCGATGTGCCGGCGGCGGGCGACGAGCCGGCCATGATGGCCCGTCTTTTCGGTTATCGGGTCGGTGTGGGGCGGGACCGATTCGAGCTTGGAACGAGGATATTGCGCGACGGCGACGCCGACGTCTTTATTCTGGACGACGGTTTTCAGCATCGCGGGTTGAAGCGGGACATCGACCTCCTCCTTCTCGGCGCGGACTGGAACGGATGGCTTCTGCCGGCCGGACCTTTCCGCGAGCCGCGGCCGGGTCTCCGCAGGGCGAATTTTTATCTGGTGACCGGCGCGCGCGAGAAATGGGAAAGGCCGCTCTCGCGCCGGCCGCGCGACGCGGTATTTTTCGGCTCGCTGCAGCCGCGCGCGCTTTTGACGTCGGAGCAGGGTCGCTGGAAAGAGTACCCGCTGACCATGCTGGATCGAAGTAAAATACTTGCGGTTTCGGCCGTCGCCGATCCCACGCCGTTTTACCGCATGATCCACGATTGGCAAGGCGAGATCGTGGACACGGTGGAGTTCCCCGATCATCATCGTTATTCGATCCGGGACTGGCAGAGAATCAACCGCGCCGCGCACAACGCGGATATCGTTCTCACCACGGAGAAGGATATCATCAAGCTCGCGCGCTTCCCGTTCGCCAAGGAGCGGCTGATGGCGCTCAGGGTCGAGATGGCGGTGGAAAACGGCACCGCCCTCGTCGCCGCCGTGGAGCGGGTCATCCGGGAAAAGAAAAATGCAGATTAGTCCACGCGCTCGGAGCAAGCCGTTCCGGGCGACGGCGATAGGTCTCTGCCTTGAGGAGGCCGTCATCCCCGAGAGATGCGGAAGCGGCCGAGAGCTGCGCGATGCGAAGCAAAAGGGCAGAACGGGTCGTGGAAGCTGCGCGTCCAGGCGCCGTCGCCCTTCACGGCTCGCTCCCTTCGCACGTGGATGGCCAGGATTGATGTTTTATGGCGGCATCAGCGGCTGAAAACGCTGGCGTTCTCCTGGATCGCGACGGGACGATGATCCGCGACATGGGTTATCTCACGCGCATCGATGAAATCGAGATTCTGCCCGGAGTGCCGCAGGCGATACGAATGCTTCGCGAGAGCGGACTCAAGGTGGCCGTGATCACCAATCAATCGGCGGTCGGACGTGGTATGTTGAAGGAGGAGGAGCTCTGCCGCATTCACCGCGAGCTGGAGAACCGCCTCGCCGCGAGCGGCGCGCGCGTCGATGGCGTTTACTATTGTCCGCATCATCCGACCGAGGCCTTGGGAAGTTATCGGATCGTGTGCGAGTGCCGGAAGCCGAACGTCGGCCTGGCCGAGCGGGCGGCGGACGAGTTGAAGTTCGATCTCGGCCGTTCCTACGTCGTAGGGGACCAGGCGATGGACATGGAGCTGGCGGCGCGCATCGGTGCCCGGGGCATCCTGATCCGAGATCAACAGCCGGCGCCCGGTTGCC
The DNA window shown above is from Candidatus Binatia bacterium and carries:
- a CDS encoding ABC transporter transmembrane domain-containing protein translates to MEIYRRLLKYLRPYIWPYFIVAIICMASYSATTGSAPLLLRHVVDDIFTRKDQTALAYMPWIIVAVFTVRCLVHFAHSYLMDFIGLRILNDVRGALNSHMQYLSLSYFQRHPTGTLISRITNDVGLVRSALTDSVASVMRDSMSLIGLVAVAFYMDWVLASIAFVVFPASVLPITRMSKRIKRITKRNQVSRGRLVNLLQESIQGNRIVKAFGMEQYEIDRFNAENNTILKQALKAVRTSGFVSPVMEMLAALAIAAVLWYGGYSVTSGGRTQGEFMAFLMAMFLLYQPFKALAKTYAVIQQGLAGAERIFEVLDSVPEIRNRPNARPAPAFSEAVEFRNVSFGYGRKLVLKDINLKIRRGEMVALVGVSGVGKSTLADLVPRFYDVASGKITIDGMDIRDVTLESLRSQIGIVTQHTFLFNDSIKNNIAYGDPAQDLDHIVAAARAANAEEFILGTAQNYNTVIGELGMKLSGGQRQRLAIARALLKDAPILILDEATSSLDSDSERLVQEALENLMVQRTTLVIAHRLSTIRRATRIVVLVDGMIAEEGTHDELLARKSEYSRLYTLQLLEEEKTPGDKVLH
- a CDS encoding 3-deoxy-D-manno-octulosonic acid transferase, whose protein sequence is MQYFFYNIEWTVGLILGLPLTPLFLVLGERYRRGLLQRFGFYPLKLRESMRGARPIWIHAASVGEVLAARRLADALKAKFPERKIVLSTFTFAGQEVARKSVAAADACIYLPLDHLWIVGRALSVFDPRMLIVLETEIWPNLLRLSYRKGIPTLLLSGRLSRGSFRTYFFFRRFFSQAVGHLTGLGMQSAEDAERMIRLGADAERVVITGNLKDAASENRKNAPGALLPDLLRTGGNDRRVFVAGSTHRGEEEILLAAYRGLKPVFPDLVMVLAPRHPQRFPEVEKLLVGAGLSYIKRSEMNGRTDQPPDVIFLDTLGELETFYSAADIAFVGGSLVEAGGHNVMEPARFGKPVLFGPHMANFSRIAEDLKLAGGGIEICGKDDLARELSRLLSDRASAKRAGERAYDVVKKDRRVVERSMELIGRYL
- the lpxK gene encoding tetraacyldisaccharide 4'-kinase, which gives rise to MDAAWDRRVWERKGLSYRAVWLSLAPLSFFYGLGIRIRNLFYFLGWRGVRSLPRTVVSVGNLTVGGTGKTPTTIWLAGELKKLGYRVAILSRGYKRTGKESLVLQPAADSSLAADDADVPAAGDEPAMMARLFGYRVGVGRDRFELGTRILRDGDADVFILDDGFQHRGLKRDIDLLLLGADWNGWLLPAGPFREPRPGLRRANFYLVTGAREKWERPLSRRPRDAVFFGSLQPRALLTSEQGRWKEYPLTMLDRSKILAVSAVADPTPFYRMIHDWQGEIVDTVEFPDHHRYSIRDWQRINRAAHNADIVLTTEKDIIKLARFPFAKERLMALRVEMAVENGTALVAAVERVIREKKNAD
- a CDS encoding HAD family hydrolase, translating into MAASAAENAGVLLDRDGTMIRDMGYLTRIDEIEILPGVPQAIRMLRESGLKVAVITNQSAVGRGMLKEEELCRIHRELENRLAASGARVDGVYYCPHHPTEALGSYRIVCECRKPNVGLAERAADELKFDLGRSYVVGDQAMDMELAARIGARGILIRDQQPAPGCLAVKSLWEAANWIVRDLAGEK